The Lagenorhynchus albirostris chromosome 6, mLagAlb1.1, whole genome shotgun sequence genome includes a window with the following:
- the TSN gene encoding translin isoform X2: MSVSEIFVELQGFLAAEQDIREEIRKVVQSLEQTAREILTLLQGVHQGAGFQDIPKRCLKAREHFGTVKTHLMSLKTKFPAEQYYRFHEHWRFVLQRLVFLAAFVVYLESETLVTREAVTEILGIETVGQQRDRWRLLPAPTHLHLHQ, encoded by the exons ATGTCTGTGAGCGAGATCTTCGTGGAGCTGCAGGGCTTTTTGGCTGCCGAGCAGGACATCCGAGAG GAAATCCGAAAAGTTGTACAGAGTTTAGAACAAACAGCTCGAGAGATTTTAACGCTACTGCAAGGGGTCCATCAGGGTGCTGGGTTTCAGGACA TTCCAAAGAGGTGTTTGAAAGCTCGAGAACATTTTGGTACAGTAAAAACACATCTGATGTCTTTGAAGACCAAGTTTCCTGCTGAACAGTATTACAG GTTTCACGAGCACTGGAGATTTGTGCTACAGCGCCtggtcttcttggcagccttcgTCGTGTACTTGGAGTCGGAGACCCTGGTGACTCGAGAGGCGGTCACGGAGATCCTTGGCA TCGAGACTGTCGGTCAACAGCGTGACCGCTGGAGACTACTCCCGGCCCCTACACATCTCCACCTTCATCAATGA
- the TSN gene encoding translin isoform X1, translating into MSVSEIFVELQGFLAAEQDIREEIRKVVQSLEQTAREILTLLQGVHQGAGFQDIPKRCLKAREHFGTVKTHLMSLKTKFPAEQYYRFHEHWRFVLQRLVFLAAFVVYLESETLVTREAVTEILGIEPDREKGFHLDVEDYLSGVLILASELSRLSVNSVTAGDYSRPLHISTFINELDSGFRLLNLKNDSLRKRYDGLKYDVKKVEEVVYDLSIRGFNKETAAACVEK; encoded by the exons ATGTCTGTGAGCGAGATCTTCGTGGAGCTGCAGGGCTTTTTGGCTGCCGAGCAGGACATCCGAGAG GAAATCCGAAAAGTTGTACAGAGTTTAGAACAAACAGCTCGAGAGATTTTAACGCTACTGCAAGGGGTCCATCAGGGTGCTGGGTTTCAGGACA TTCCAAAGAGGTGTTTGAAAGCTCGAGAACATTTTGGTACAGTAAAAACACATCTGATGTCTTTGAAGACCAAGTTTCCTGCTGAACAGTATTACAG GTTTCACGAGCACTGGAGATTTGTGCTACAGCGCCtggtcttcttggcagccttcgTCGTGTACTTGGAGTCGGAGACCCTGGTGACTCGAGAGGCGGTCACGGAGATCCTTGGCA ttGAGCCAGATCGGGAGAAGGGATTTCACCTGGATGTAGAAGATTATCTCTCAGGAGTTCTCATTCTTGCTAGTGAACTG TCGAGACTGTCGGTCAACAGCGTGACCGCTGGAGACTACTCCCGGCCCCTACACATCTCCACCTTCATCAATGAGCTGGATTCCGGCTTCCGCCTCCTCAACCTCAAAAACGACTCCCTGCGGAAGCGCTACGATGGCCTGAAGTATGACGTGAAGAAAGTGGAGGAGGTGGTCTACGACCTCTCCATCCGTGGCTTCAACAAGGAGACGGCAGCGGCCTGTGTGGAGAAGTAG